One Phycisphaera mikurensis NBRC 102666 DNA window includes the following coding sequences:
- a CDS encoding metallophosphoesterase, protein MADPPTDRDHQPEDAARTLVISDLHLGQPGRSPDPQSFATLFRGFDRVVLNGDTAEVQVPELRARASRHLVRLQAVAEAAGAELSLIAGNHDAFLTERRRLTLLGGRVLVTHGDVLHPAVAPWSGSAPALAADTRRRLAAWEAEHGKPPDADARLEIARHVSHGEFLKLRHGDVVSPLRRLLWWSIRPKRFLAVLGFWRTAPARAAAFARQAEPAARVVVVGHSHRAGSWRERGCLVLDTGAFTWPGKPHAVVIEGDRLTFHAVLRRAGGFELDEEVLASYAPEATPAAPAGA, encoded by the coding sequence ATGGCAGACCCCCCGACCGACCGCGACCACCAGCCCGAGGACGCCGCCCGGACGCTGGTGATCTCGGACCTGCACCTGGGACAGCCCGGCCGCTCGCCCGATCCCCAGAGCTTCGCCACGCTCTTCCGCGGCTTCGACCGCGTCGTGCTCAACGGCGACACCGCCGAGGTGCAGGTCCCCGAGCTGCGCGCCCGGGCGAGCCGGCACCTGGTGAGGCTGCAGGCGGTCGCCGAGGCGGCCGGCGCCGAGCTGTCGCTGATCGCGGGCAACCACGACGCCTTCCTCACCGAGCGCCGCCGCCTCACGCTGCTCGGCGGCCGGGTTCTCGTGACGCACGGCGACGTCCTGCACCCCGCCGTCGCGCCCTGGTCGGGCAGCGCCCCCGCGCTCGCCGCCGACACCCGCCGCCGCCTCGCCGCGTGGGAGGCCGAGCACGGCAAACCGCCCGACGCCGACGCCCGGCTGGAGATCGCGCGCCACGTCAGCCACGGCGAGTTCCTGAAGCTCCGCCACGGCGACGTCGTCTCGCCGCTCCGCCGGCTGCTGTGGTGGTCCATCCGCCCGAAGCGGTTCCTCGCGGTGCTGGGCTTCTGGCGGACCGCTCCCGCCCGCGCCGCCGCCTTCGCCCGGCAGGCCGAGCCCGCCGCCCGGGTCGTCGTCGTGGGCCACTCCCACCGCGCCGGGAGCTGGCGGGAGCGCGGCTGCCTCGTGCTCGACACCGGCGCCTTCACCTGGCCCGGGAAGCCGCACGCGGTGGTGATCGAGGGCGACCGGCTGACCTTCCACGCGGTGCTGAGGCGGGCCGGGGGGTTCGAGCTGGACGAGGAAGTGCTCGCCAGCTATGCGCCGGAGGCGACACCCGCCGCGCCGGCCGGAGCCTGA
- a CDS encoding PH domain-containing protein: protein MSTGCDPAAAAGTAAPAAAAPPAAVDRLASILPPQLLQDGEAVLLLRKPSRWYILLAPLGFFVLVLALAAAGHRADAFLNQARMSGEILTLAATLLLLRLGWQTLDWAGRVYVLTDRRVLRVQGVIRVSVFEARLSRLQHTGLFFSLRERLFGLGTVTFSTAGTGTVEAAWLFLHEPLEVHRLVLETQRRCGGGAAGGNTR, encoded by the coding sequence TTGAGCACCGGGTGCGACCCGGCCGCCGCCGCCGGCACCGCCGCGCCCGCCGCCGCTGCGCCTCCGGCGGCGGTGGACCGGCTCGCGTCGATCCTCCCGCCCCAGCTGCTGCAGGACGGCGAAGCGGTGCTGCTGCTGCGGAAGCCCAGCCGCTGGTACATCCTGCTTGCGCCGCTGGGCTTCTTCGTGCTGGTGCTGGCCCTCGCCGCGGCCGGCCACCGCGCCGACGCCTTTCTCAACCAAGCGCGGATGAGCGGAGAGATCCTCACGCTCGCCGCGACGCTGCTGCTTCTGCGGCTGGGGTGGCAGACGCTCGACTGGGCCGGCCGCGTGTACGTGCTCACCGACCGCCGCGTGCTCCGTGTCCAGGGGGTGATCCGGGTGAGCGTGTTCGAGGCGCGGCTCTCGCGGCTGCAGCACACCGGGCTCTTCTTCTCGCTGCGGGAGCGGCTGTTCGGCCTCGGAACCGTCACGTTCTCCACCGCGGGCACGGGCACGGTGGAGGCCGCCTGGCTGTTCCTCCACGAGCCGCTGGAGGTGCACCGGCTCGTGCTCGAGACCCAGCGACGCTGCGGCGGTGGCGCCGCCGGCGGCAACACCCGATGA
- a CDS encoding phosphoribosyltransferase has product MPSPEQRVLIPRERIAARVEALAGEVAAAWAGKPGDPEITLVPVMTGAFIFAADLIRHLPQKMRIHLIQVRSYPGTATTSQGVTLDPAKTNVPLDLTGRHVLVIDDILDSGRTMAAIKAELLERGAAEVSTCVLLRKPNQCRDAEAGTLEVDHVAFDIPDAFVVGYGLDHDDHHRNLPDIEVLLADGAPARADAAAVRVPPAGEPR; this is encoded by the coding sequence ATGCCCTCCCCCGAACAACGCGTCCTGATCCCGCGCGAGCGGATCGCCGCGCGGGTCGAGGCGCTCGCCGGCGAGGTCGCCGCCGCCTGGGCGGGCAAGCCCGGCGACCCCGAGATCACGCTGGTGCCGGTCATGACCGGTGCCTTCATCTTCGCCGCGGACCTCATCCGCCACCTCCCGCAGAAGATGCGGATCCACCTCATCCAGGTCCGCAGCTACCCCGGCACCGCCACCACGAGCCAGGGTGTCACGCTCGACCCGGCGAAGACCAACGTGCCCCTGGACCTGACCGGCCGGCACGTGCTGGTCATCGATGACATCCTCGACTCCGGCCGCACGATGGCGGCGATCAAGGCGGAGCTCTTGGAGCGGGGCGCCGCGGAGGTCTCCACCTGCGTGCTGCTCCGCAAGCCCAACCAATGCCGGGACGCGGAGGCGGGCACGCTGGAGGTCGACCACGTCGCCTTCGACATCCCCGACGCCTTCGTGGTCGGCTACGGCCTCGACCACGACGACCACCACCGCAATCTGCCGGACATCGAGGTGCTCTTGGCGGACGGTGCCCCGGCCCGGGCCGATGCGGCGGCGGTCCGCGTGCCGCCCGCGGGTGAGCCGCGTTGA